The window TCGAGTTAGAGCTGTAGCTATGAGCGCTACAGATGGTCTAATGAGAGGAATGGAAGTGATTGATACGGGAGCTCCCCTAAGTGTTCCAGTGGGCGGAGCAACTCTAGGACGAATTTTTAACGTATTTGGCGAACCTATTGATAATTTGGGTCCTGTAGATACTCGCACAACATCTCCTATTCATCGATCCGCGCCTGCCTTTATACAATTAGACACAAAATTATCCATTTTTGAAACCGGaattaaagtagtagatcttttagCTCCTTATCGCCGTGGAGGAAAGATTGGACTCTTTGGCGGAGCTGGAGTGGGTAAAACAGTACTTATTATGGAATTGATCAATAACATTGCCAAAGCTCATGGCGGTGTATCCGTATTTGGCGGAGTGGGGGAGCGTACTCGTGAGGGAAATGATCTTTACATGGAAATGAAAGAATCCGGAGTAATTAATGAAAAAACTATTGGAGAATCAAAAGTTGCTCTAGTGTACGGTCAAATGAATGAACCGCCTGGAGCCCGTATGAGAGTTGGTTTAACTGCCCTAACTATGGCGGAATATTTCAGAGATGTTAATGAACAAGACGTGCTTCTATTTATCGACAATATCTTCCGATTCGTCCAAGCGGGATCCGAAGTGTCAGCCTTATTGGGTCGAATGCCTTCCGCTGTAGGTTATCAACCGACCCTTAGTACCGAAATGGGTTCTTTACAAGAAAGAATTACTTCTACCAAAGAAGGGTCTATAACTTCTATTCAAGCAGTTTATGTACCCGCAGACGATTTGACCGACCCTGCCCCTGCTACGACATTTGCACATTTGGATGCTACGACCGTACTATCAAGAGGATTGGCTGCCAAAGGTATCTATCCAGCTGTAGATCCTTTAGATTCAACGTCAACTATGCTCCAACCTCGGATTGTTGGTGAAGAACATTATGAAACTGCGCAAAGAGTTAAACAAACTTTACAGCATTACAAAGAACTTCAGGACATTATAGCTATCCTTGGGTTGGACGAATTATCCGAAGAGGATCGCTTAACTGTAGCAAGAGCACGGAAAATTGAGCGTTTCTTATCACAGCCTTTTTTCGTAGCAGAAGTATTTACCGGTTCGCCAGGAAAATATGTAGGTCTAGCAGAAACAATTAGAGGGTTTAAATTGATTCTTTCTGGAGAATTAGACGGTCTTCCCGAGCAAGCCTTTTATTTGGTGGGTAATATCGATGAAGCAACTGCGAAGGCTACGAACTTAGAAATGGAGGGGAAATTGAAGAAATGACTTTAAATCTTTGTGTACTGACCCCCAATCGAATTGTTTGGGATTCAGAAGTGAAGGAAATTATTTTGTCCACTAATAGTGGACAAATTGGAGTATTACCAAATCATGCACCTATTGCTACAGTTGTAGATATAGGTATCTTGAGAATACGCCTTAATGACCAATTGGTAACAATGGCTCTGATGGGTGGTTTTGCTAGAATAGGCAATAATAAGATCACCATTTTAGTAAATGATGCCGAGAAGAGTAGTGACATTGATCCAGAAGAAGCTAAACAAACTCTTGAAATAGCAGAAGCTAACTTGAGTAAAGCTGAAGGCAAGAGACAACTAATCGAGGCAAATCTATCTCTCCGACGAGCTAGGACACGAGTAGAGGCTATCAATATGCTTTCGCAATAAGAAAATTGGTGTATACGAATAATTCTaaaaagtgaaataaaaaaatgaaatagaagaaaataaacaaaaaaaggtATAGGTCGAACTTATTAGCTACCATTGACTATGGTAGCTAATAAGTTCGACCTATACCTACTTACCTACTATTGGATTTGAACCAATGACTACCGCCGTATGAAAGCAATACTCTAACCACTGAGTTAAGTAGgtcattttttacaaaaaatggaaagaaaagggAAGGGGGGTACCCGTCTATCAGATCAATGGattataaaaggaatattaaatatACGCAATACCAAGGCAATATCAATAAAAAAGAATTTGATCACGGAATATTGAAATAATATCAACGAATCCCTTTATGATAAACAGATTCATTTTGCAAGTTCGTTATTACGGGTAGTTCCTACAAAGGATCGGACTAATGACgtatacaatacttaaattctcgATGTAGGTGCTACATACATAGTCGGTTCTCATCCTTCAGAGACTACGAGTATAATAGGAGCATCCGTCGACAAAAGGATCACCCTAAGATGATCATCTCGTGGCTATTGAGAACGAATCAAATCAGATGGTTCTATTTCTCAATCTTTTCGACCTCGGTTCCATAGGAGCAAGTCATAAAGATTGAGAAAAATCGGTCATTCACAACCACTGATGAAGGATTCCTCGAAAAGTTAAGGATTAGTATAGTAATccttttgaaaattctaaatcgAATGGATTCGGTCTTATACATACGCGAGGAAGGTaatcaaaaaagaaagaagacgagttcttctttcttttatcacTTAGGAGCCGTGCGAGATGAAAGTCTCATGCACGGTTTTGAATGAGAGAAAGAAGTGAGGAATCCTCTTTTCGACTCTGACTCTCCCACTCCAGTCGTTGCTTTTCTTTCTGTTACTCCGAAAGTAGCTGCTTCAGCTTCAACCACTCGAATTTtcgatattcctttttatttctcaTCAAACGAATGGCATCTTCTTCTGGAAATCCTAGCTATTCTTAGCATGATATTGGGGAATCTCATTGCTATTACCCAAACAAGCATGAAACGTATGCTTGCGTATTCGTCCATAGGTCAAATCGGATATGTTATTATTGGAATAATTGTTGGAGACTCAAATGGTGGATATGCAAGCATGATAACTTATATGCTGTTCTATATCTCCATGAATCTAGGAACTTTTGCTTGCATTGTATTATTTGGTCTACGTACCGGAACTGATAACATTCGAGATTATGCAGGATTATACACGAAAGATCCTTTTTTGGCTCTCTCTTTAGCCCTATGTCTCTTATccttaggaggtcttcctccaCTAGCAGGTTTTTTCGGGAAACTTCATTTATTCTGGTGTGGATGGCAGGCAGGCCTATATTTCTTGGTTTCAATAGGACTCCTTACGAGCGTTGTTTCTATCTactattatctaaaaataatcaaGTTATTAATGACTGGACGAAACCAAGAAATAACTCCTCACGTGCGAAATTATAGAGGGTCCCCTTTAAGATCAAACAATTCCATCGAATTGagtatgattgtatgtgtgatagCATCTACTATACCAGGAATATCAATGAACCCGATTATTGAAATTGCTCAGGATACCCTTTTTTAGCTTCTAGAATCTATTTCTTAGTTCAAGATCCGACCCCTCTTATCTTACTAACTGGAATCAAAGAATTAGTAGATCTGTTCCGCCCAAAATGGGAATGGGCTAGGGTTATGAACTTAGAATCTAGAATCTGATGATCGAGTCGATTCCATGATTCTAAGTTCATTCCATACCGGACCAGACCGGAATAGGGTTATATACATTCTCATTATGAGCGTATCTAAATAGATACTATGTTTACATATAATAGATCCCTGCGTCGTTCCGTTCCATTTAGGATTAGGAATAGGCGTAATCGGACCCGCTTTTTACATATCTATCATTATTTTGGACCCTATTCACCTCTTTGGGCTTCTATTGAATCGAGAAATAGGTTTGATTGTCCATCTTTTTGATAGAATATATATAAGATATCCTACGGATAATTCAAATCAAACCAATTGGATGTCCGACTCGCGCCTATATGACATGACCAATCAATAAAAATACTCTAACACTCCACCTTTGTCATATATTCCATACATAACACTAGCTAGATATCATATTCATGGAATACGATTCACTTTCAAGATGCCTTGGTGGTGAAATGGTAGACACGCGAGACTCAAAATCTCGTGCTAAAGAGCGTGGAGGTTCGAGTCCTCTTCAAGGCATAATATTGGgatctcttattgaattggaataaGTTCGGCAGCGCATCACGAAATCTTGGTGATCTTCTCTATCTAATGAATGGGGAGTCCGTTTTGAAATCGTCTGCCCTGCACCCCCCCGAGATATGCTTCAACCGGAATCACACAGGGGTAGATTGATACAATAGAAACCTCTGGTAAAATGCCCACCCGTAACCCGATAAAGTACATTACATAGTCCGTTTTAGGGATTGGCGACTTACCCATTCAATTACTTTTGCACCGGACATTCCCCAAATGGGTACTCTCGGGTCGGGTGAATTCCATAATAGACGCCTGTTGGCATTCCAACATTCCTTCTCCTTTCAGGGCTATCCGAAAAGAAAGAGAATTCAGTACTTCTTGGTCGTGAATATCTGAATAGGACAAACCGCCCCGTGGATATCTTTGCTTCGGAACAAAACAATTAGAATTAGGCTCGGTCAACTGGAATGTGTATTATCAATATAGGGTATCTTTCAATTGAGAAGAGCTATCGACCTGAGACAAAGAGAAAGAAAGGTCTATCTATTTGATTTAGTTATTCAGTTAAACCAATGATTCGTTATTGGAGCAGATAGCAACAACCATTTCATCCGGGAAAAGCCATCTTTTTCTCAACAATGTCTTTGTCATTTGATCCAATAGCGTTCCGTTAGATAGGAACATATTTGATAAATATTGATAACTCTCAGATAGAGTATTAGAACGGAAAAATCCATTAGATAATGAACTATTGGTTCTAAGCCATCTCTGGCGATGAATCAACAATTCGAAATGCTTTTCTTGCGTATTCTTGATAAACCAGCGTTTATATATAGATGTAGGAAGATCTGTTTGGGAAGTAAGAAGCCCCTTTGACATCTCTTCATCTGCAAAGAATTGTCGATGTGAAAACACAAAGACAGAGACAAAAGGCTGATCTTTCAATAGGAAAAAGAGTGGATCCGCAGGGTCCCAAATGAATTGGCTTATTTGAAAAAAGCCTTGTTCTTTGGAAGATCTATCTCGTGTCTGGTACTGCATGGTTCCACCCTGCAAGAACTCCGAATCATTCTCTTGAAGCTCATCCTCTTCCTCATAAATGATCCGCTTGCCCCGAAATGACCTGGCCCAATAGGGAAATCCCAATTCATTGGGCCTTTCGATACAATTAAATAGAAAGCCCCAAGGGCGCCATATTCTAGGAGCCCAAACTATGTGATTGAATAAATCCTCCTCCATCTGTTGCGGGTCGAGGACTCCTTCCCCTTCTTCAAACTCCGATTCATATTTTTCATAGAGAAATCTCTGATCAACGATAAAACAAGATCCTTTTTGAATCATATTTAAGGGATTCCTTGGTTCGGACCGAAGAAGCAATGTCACTCGATCATTATCAAACTGACTGCAACCTTTTTCTGTCCGTGAGGATCCCACCAGAGCGCCTTCTACTTCTAATAGGCCATGAACTAGATCAGAATCATTCTCAACGAGTCCATAAGAAGTGATCCCATTTTTTTCATCAGGTCCGGGTAGAGACCAAAGGTCTTGAGCGACCGATCCGGCAGAACAACTCAAAAGATAAAGAAGTATCGTTAATTCCTTCATGCTCGTTCCAAGTTCGAAGTACCATTTGTACAAATAAGAATCCCCCTCGTTACAAGATTTCTTCTTCATATAGATAGATATAGGATCTATGGAGCAATTACTTAGAAGTACATTTTTTGAAATAGCCCTTCCTATCTGATAGAAAAGGATCCCATGATCCTAAACCGATCTTACCTGGGATCGCAAATCCCAAGTTTGTCTATGAAGAGCAGATCTAATTATATTAGTGTCTATAATGGATTTCTTTTGTATAATACTAATCGATAGGGCCTCATTGGTAAGTGCTACAAGATCTCGTACATTGGAACCCATAGTTATGGTTATGCACCCGAGTCCATTAGTATGGAACATTCTCTTTTCCAAGTGAAATCCCCTAGTATATGAAAGAGTGAAAAAGTGCTTTCGTTGTTGTGGAATAAGAAGCCTTCGTATCTTAATGCATGTATTTAATTTATTCGGAGCTATTAGAGCGGGATCCACTTTTTGGGGAATATGAGTCGAAGCAATAACAAGAATATTTCTAGTGGAACATCTTTCACAATCCCTGGAGAGATAGTTCACTAATAGACCGAGGGATAAGTAATTCGACTCATTCACATCCAGATCATGAATGTTTGGAATCCATATTATGCAAGGAGACATTGCTTTTGCTAATTCGAATTGAAGGGTGATATAAAATCGGTCTATTTCCGGCATCATATCCATAGTTAGTGCATTCATCATAGTTAGAAGCTCCAGCTCCGTATCAAGGTCACGGTCGATATCGTCACTATCATCAATATCGTCACTATCATCAAAAAGAAAACTCTTAGGCTTGTTATCCAGGAACTTGTTCAGAAATACTGTAATGAAAGGAACATAGGAGTTTGTAGCTAGGTATTTGACCAAATAGGATCGTCCAGTTCCTATAGAACCTATCACTAAAATACCCCTGGGGGGGTAGGGCTAAGCGGAGCGAAAAGGGTTTCCCATGAGATGGAAAATGAAAACTATTAGCCCCACAGGGGGTTTGTGAATAAGTGATTGTCTGATAATGAGCAAGGAATATCCGTCTTTCTGCTAAACAGGATGTATTGAACTCATAATTCATTAGATACTTTTTATGAATGTCAACTAAGTATCGTAAGTAAATTGCTCCCGGTTGTTCAATCATTTGATAACCAGAGTTATTCTTTGATAAAGGATCACTATGAGTCAGACTCAATAGAAATTGATCAATCCTTTTTTCTGTCGTTAAGGTAGAGAACTGAACCAAGAATtctctttctttatcatcaatcGAATCACTGTTCGATAACCAGGATTCTATTTTATCATCAATCCAATCACCATTcacgttttttctttttcttatcaaggAATAGATCACTTTACTTGTATGACTTAGATATCTCGTATTTCTCGAAAAAGCGATTCGATTGATGGGATTTGGTATGATACTTATGAGATCGAAGAGATTCCAATATTTCTTCTTAGAACGTATTGATTTGACCCCATAAGCGGGACCACCACCCCCTAGCATGTTGCCGCCAGAAGCAAAACCCCGTATTTCTTCTAGAAAATCTCCTAATTGTTCCAGAGCAACTAGAAAGAGATTCTTTAACCAGAAAGAATTCAGTTCAGATGTAGGATACCTATCCAGAAGTTTTCGCAACTCAATCATGTATGATGGAATCATCAAAGATTTGACCTTTTCGAACTCTGTCTGTAACTCTCTGTAGGCTCGAGAAACAAAGAGAAGATGTGTACGAACGAGATATCCAGCaacaagaagaaggaaaaggattGAATAGAGGAACTCCCGAACATTTAGCGATCTCAGATGTGTCGATATCAATGGTGACTcattattttgatgaaaaatttcTTCGGACAGAAGAAGATTATGTAAACACTTACTTGAAATCTCACTTATCAGATTCCATTGTGTCTTCCACAATGGAATCTGAAGAATTCGCCATGATATATCTGATCCATGCATAATATCATGAAAAATGGATACAAATTTTTGGCTGCTACTTAGTATCGGCAATAGGTCTGAAAAagtatctaaaaatattaaatttagatatttgTACCCTGTCGAAGTAAGGAACCATGGTATATATGTTTGGAATAGATTCCATTTGGAGAGAGTTAAAAAAGTACTATCTCTTTGAAAGGTTCTATACATCTGCCCTTTCTCAAGGCATTTTTTTAGACACGGACTCCGTTTTTTCCTCTTTTCGGATGGTAAATATTTCTGAGAACATGGAGTGTGAATCAAACCCACGTTTGAATTCAAATTGAGATACTGATGCAAGTTCTTCCCTTCTGAATCAGGTAGATTCATATCTGAAAGAGGTTTACAATAAGTTCTTTCAAAATTGACTATTTGTCCCTCTGTTAGAGGTGTTCCCGAAATGTCTGCGATCGAGTAAATAGCTCTACGAACGAATGGATCGAATCGAATTGGAAAATGGAAAGATTTGTACAAGTTATACCCTTCGTCACCACTTTGCGGAAAATGGTTAGATATCAATATGTTAGATACCTGTGACTCGATTGGTGGAATAGTATCTCTCTCCAAGAAAGCATGTTTTTTTTTACCGCCGcacaaagaaaatattttgttcTGAATGAACAAGATATTGAGGAATTGTCCATacgtaaaataataattattgataCAAGCCCTTTCCACAAAAAAAGGGAATCTTTTGTTACAATAGAAACAGAAGTGATATTGATTATTCAAGAATCGAAGTCGATTTGCTTTAAAAAAAGAGGATATCAATGAACTTCTATGAAATGGTTTCACGGGATTCAGCCAATTGTCTTGATCGTGGGATATCATTGAAACATAGGAATCCGTGTTATCAAAAGATTTCCTGCGATTCTTTCTAGTATGGAATGAGTCAATCATCCACTTTGGTATCTTATTGAAAAAAGATGGTGATATTGTTCTTCCATTGATCAAGAATTTCGATTTTTGGGAAGTATCACGGCCATCCAATAAGAAGGGTTTCAATTTTTTCAAATGAACGATTTGAAGACCTATTGATTCTAACAACTGATTACAGAGTGGATCATTCGGACCTTTCAATTTATAGATGTGGATCTCGGACCTATGAATGGGGATACTCCCGAAACTCACAAAGAAAAAAGGAAGTGAGTTAGACAAAAAGAGAAGAAACTTGGACAAAAAAGGAAGTAACTtggacaaaaagaaacaaagtaaCTTAGACAAATCTTTTTTGTCGATAACCTCAACCTCAGACCAATCAATCGAATATTGATTAATACGTAATCGATCGAACACTACTTGAAAACGGCTATTCTGCTCAGAACTGAGAAGTTCTAAATGTTCCTGGAAATTCTTGCTCCCATTGGACCATCTGTATCTACATGCATTAAGATCCCGATTCATGGATCTCTCGGTTCGAGAAATCAAAATAAGAGGATCGAACCATTTCTTCtgactctttttcaaatttgataacTGGTGGTTGATCGTGTATTTCATTATAGTTCTATGATTCATAGTATCATTTTCTATTTGATACCTTTGAATTCCATATTCGAAGTTGCGATCGAATCGATTCTTTTTAATGAATCGATTCAATACATTTCTTATGTACCCATAGGTGCTATATTGGATTTGAATCAGATTTCGGATCAATCTATATTGATTGACTGCCTCCATTATGTTGTTGCTAGCAAATACCACTATTTTTGGTTTTGGATCTTCCAAATCATTCCCGCAAGAGGTCCGGACCCATTTTTTTATGAGCCTTCGATAAAAAGATTCATTCTCTTCATAAAAAAGAGGAGGTAGAAACAATAAAGATTTATTTTTCGACTCATCCCTGGAGTTGAATACCCCCCTCAAGAAATGTTTTTGATCCAATCCGGAGGAATCAATAGAAAAGGCAAATCCCTTATGATACACCAGATCCGGCTCGGTTATTGATAGAGTGAATAGATCTGCCATTTCTTGAGATCTCTCTTCTGATTCAAAATCGTGGTGTAACGTGTATCCCCCCCTGTTCCGTTCATGGAATAGATGAAATAAACCAAAAAATGGATTTTTGTTCAAGAATGAAATCTTATTGGAACTGTCCAGTTCATCCTTCGGAACCATATCCCATCCCGGATCTGATGAAATAGGATGAATTGAGACAGTATTTTGTAAATACATAATTATCTTGAATATATTAACCATTTCTTTACTTTCCGATCGCCCggaaagaacaaaagaaacatcTTGTTCTTTCTTCAGCAATTTCTGATCTCTAGTAGACCTCTCAGTAGGATTCGAACCCAGATGCAGTTCTGACCATCTGTCAGAGAAAAAAGAACGATTGGCTCTTGTAGGATTCCCAAGAAATTCTTCGATTTCTTCCGGAAGCAGATGATTattcatctgcttctcacgttcCATGAATAGTCGGCACATTGAAGAATATCCAGAGAGGCATTTAGGGAATCGCTCCGATTCTATCTCTGTTCGTTCCGTTTGAAGAAAGGAAGGATCCGAACAAAGAATCgatctttcttttagttgttgaATCTCTCTTTGATTGGTCAATGTGTGATATTCCGAATCCTCATTCCTAATGGAATCCCTGGATTGATCAGAAGATCCTTTCAATTGGCTAGAATCCGTTACTTGAATGAAACTAGATCTCGTGGAATCATATTGAATATTTGATGATACATTCCGTACCTTGCTAAAAAACCGATCCTTGTTTACCAACCACACATTGTCTAACCAAATCCAATTCTATCTCGATATGCTCCTCAAAAAATCCGATTCGTGCGGATTCTTCCCCCAACTAACGAAGAGATCTTGGCGGAATTGCCACATATGAAATTGAGCACAATTTTGCAAAGAAATAGCCCGCTTGTTTCTCAAGAAGAGATGGGAAACATGCTCAATATCATTTGATTGAGCAGTTGACCCAGCCCCTTGTTGTTTGAAGAAAACCTCCACTTCAATTGGTATTTTTTCACGAAAAGCAAACATGAGATAATAAATCCAGTCTTTCACTAAGATTTCGAATAGCTGTCCCGAATTCAAGTTGATTATGTTTCGCCTCTTCCTCGGAGAAAGCCAATCAAAAAATTCCCAATCATGGTCCTTGCGGATCGGATCATCCATATAATATACAAAAAGAAACTCCAGATATTTGATATCTTTCTCTTTGAATGAGATCTCAATTCCAGTGACGGTTTCATTAGATATCTTACAACTAGAATCTCTCTTTTTTCCGATCCAGTTCCTCCACCACCGCGAACCCCAGTTAGATTCAGGCATGATACACTTTTTAGTTATTGGGAGAACCCGAGTACTCTCTTTCGGATCCAGGAAAGAGCTCTCAgagatcttttttctttttggaagatACAGGAGCGGAACAATAAACCTATTGATATTGGCAGAATCTTTTGAGTCTTCCAATGTATCATTTCTGAGTCCAATGGAATTCATAGGTATAGGAAGAAGCCCTGTCAAATAGAGATCTTTTCTTTCGACCATCTTTCGATTGTTAATACGATATATAAGGACCGCTACTACAAAGAGTACTACATCCTTGATCGTGAAATATCGATTGCTTGTTGAACCCTGTGAATTGCGTGAAAGTAGGATACTCCAAATTCGTGAGTCCAAGAGTTTTATAAAACTCTCTTGATGGAAAAAAATGTGAATGAAGGATCCCGCTGAATTGAATTGGGTCCATGAATCTAAGAAATAGCGAGAATTCTTGATCTCTCTCAATATCTCTCTCAATTCGAAAATCCAGGATTTGAATTGATGTCCTTTCATCGAATCCTCCTAAATTGCATTGATTTATCCGAAAGATTTCACTTCAATTGGAATTTGGTTATTCACCATGTACGAGGATCCCCGCTAAGCATCCATGGCTGAATGGTTAAAGCGCCCAACTCATAATTGGCGAATTCGTAGGTTCAATTCCTATTGGATGCACGCCAATGGGACCCTCCCTCAAATAAGTCTATCGGATTTTTGTTCAAGAATGAAATCTTATTGGAACTGTCCAGTTCATCCTTCGGAACCATATCCCATCCCGGATCTGATGAAATAGGATGAATTGAGAATACATATCCCATCAAATTGGTAGACGCTACGGACTTAATTGGATTGAGCCTTGGTATGGAAACTTACCAAGTGATAACTTTCAAATTCAGAGAAACCCTGGAATTAACAATGGGTAATCCTGAGCCAAATCCCGTTTTCGGAAAGGAAATAAACATTAAGAAAGCGAGAATAAAAAAGGGATAGGTGCAGAGACTCAATGGAAGCTGTTCTAACAAATGGAGTTGACGACCTTTCCTTTCGCGTGAGGAAAGGAATCCTTCTGTGCAAATGAAATTCTCGAAAGGCTATACAGAAATATGTATATAGACTTGTTTACGTATTTGTACTGAAATACTATTTCAATTGATTAATCAATACACTACTCGAAATCCCTATTTTTGAATCCTTATATC is drawn from Arachis hypogaea cultivar Tifrunner chromosome 12, arahy.Tifrunner.gnm2.J5K5, whole genome shotgun sequence and contains these coding sequences:
- the LOC112727398 gene encoding ATP synthase subunit beta, chloroplastic, with product MRINPTTSGPEISVLEKKNLGRIDQIIGPVLDVAFPPGKMPKIYNALVVKGRDIVGQQINVTCEVQQLLGNNRVRAVAMSATDGLMRGMEVIDTGAPLSVPVGGATLGRIFNVFGEPIDNLGPVDTRTTSPIHRSAPAFIQLDTKLSIFETGIKVVDLLAPYRRGGKIGLFGGAGVGKTVLIMELINNIAKAHGGVSVFGGVGERTREGNDLYMEMKESGVINEKTIGESKVALVYGQMNEPPGARMRVGLTALTMAEYFRDVNEQDVLLFIDNIFRFVQAGSEVSALLGRMPSAVGYQPTLSTEMGSLQERITSTKEGSITSIQAVYVPADDLTDPAPATTFAHLDATTVLSRGLAAKGIYPAVDPLDSTSTMLQPRIVGEEHYETAQRVKQTLQHYKELQDIIAILGLDELSEEDRLTVARARKIERFLSQPFFVAEVFTGSPGKYVGLAETIRGFKLILSGELDGLPEQAFYLVGNIDEATAKATNLEMEGKLKK